From the genome of Denticeps clupeoides chromosome 4, fDenClu1.1, whole genome shotgun sequence, one region includes:
- the LOC114788646 gene encoding alpha/beta hydrolase domain-containing protein 17A-like, whose product MNGLSVSELCGLFCCPPCPSRIAAKLAFLPPVPTYALLPDLDSGPAVTPSIGSSGLRSRLGAGGRGGTVCGAEGRWKLHLTERAEFQYSQRELDGTEVFLTRSSRGNRVGCMYIRCAPTARYTVLFSHGNAVDLGQMSSFYIGLGTRINCNIFSYDYSGYGVSTGKPSEKNLYADIDAAWDALRSRYGIRPENIILYGQSIGTVPTVDLASRYECAAVVLHSPLTSGMRVAFPDTKKTYCFDAFPNIEKVSKITSPVLIIHGTEDEVIDFSHGMALFERCPKAVEPLWVEGAGHNDIELYSQYLERLRRFIGQELTSPYT is encoded by the exons ATGAACGGGCTGTCTGTCAGCGAGTTGTGTGGCCTCTTCTGCTGCCCGCCCTGCCCCAGTCGTATAGCAGCGAAGCTGGCCTTCCTGCCTCCGGTGCCCACGTACGCGCTCCTGCCCGACCTGGACTCGGGCCCTGCAGTCACGCCCAGTATAGGCTCCTCCGGCCTGCGCTCACGACTGGGTGCAGGAGGTCGCGGTGGGACAGTATGTGGGGCTGAGGGGAGATGGAAGCTGCATCTGACCGAGCGTGCAGAGTTCCAGTACTCCCAGAGAGAGTTGGATGGCACAGAGGTGTTCCTGACCCGTTCCAGCAGAGGCAATCGGGTGGGCTGTATGTACATCCGCTGTGCTCCCACTGCCAG ATACACAGTCCTTTTCTCCCACGGGAATGCAGTAGATCTGGGACAGATGAGCAGCTTCTATATCGGCCTGGGCACACGCATCAATTGTAACATTTTCTCCTATGACTACTCGGGCTATGGAGTCAGCACTGGGAAACCATCTGAGAAGAACCTGTATGCTGACATTGACGCTGCTTGGGATGCACTCCGCTCTAG ATATGGTATCAGACCAGAGAACATAATCCTTTATGGGCAGAGCATTGGCACCGTGCCCACGGTGGATCTGGCGTCAAGATATGAGTGCGCCGCGGTGGTCCTGCACTCTCCCCTCACTTCAGGCATGAGGGTAGCTTTCCCTGACACCAAGAAGACGTACTGCTTTGATGCCTTCCCCAA TATTGAAAAGGTGTCTAAGATCACGTCACCTGTGCTGATAATCCATGGGACAGAGGACGAGGTCATCGACTTCTCCCATGGCATGGCTCTTTTTGAGCGCTGTCCCAAGGCTGTGGAACCGCTGTGGGTGGAGGGTGCCGGCCACAATGACATCGAGCTTTACAGCCAGTACCTGGAGCGCCTGCGCCGCTTCATTGGCCAGGAACTCACCTCACCATACACCTGA